Proteins encoded within one genomic window of bacterium:
- the fetB gene encoding iron export ABC transporter permease subunit FetB, translating to MASFWQDTGLYFSLSLVLLALLISWREGLQLEKDLIWATLRGFVQLTLVGYILLWIFAWEGLEIVYLTLLLMTLMAAWIVRSRAEGIPGIFPIAFFSLALSLSLTLGLLVLGGSIEPRPRLLIPLGGMILGNSMNGASLTLNRLKSEVELRKWEVRLYLSLGASSRQSMQKILQQTLKASLIPAIDTLKALGLIFMPGMMAGMIVAGESPLVAVRYQIIVMFMLLASATLTNLLVALLGYRRFFTPAHQLREFAMSSRTE from the coding sequence ATGGCAAGTTTCTGGCAGGATACCGGCCTCTACTTTTCGCTGAGCCTGGTTCTCCTGGCCCTGCTGATCTCTTGGCGGGAAGGCCTCCAACTGGAAAAGGACCTGATTTGGGCGACCCTGCGCGGCTTCGTCCAGCTGACCTTGGTGGGCTATATCCTGCTTTGGATCTTCGCTTGGGAAGGCCTGGAGATCGTCTACCTGACGCTTCTGCTCATGACCCTGATGGCGGCTTGGATCGTCCGGAGCCGGGCCGAGGGCATTCCCGGCATTTTCCCGATCGCCTTCTTCAGCCTGGCCTTAAGCCTGAGCCTGACCCTCGGCCTGCTGGTCCTGGGCGGCTCGATCGAGCCCCGGCCCCGGCTTTTGATCCCGCTGGGCGGGATGATTTTGGGCAATTCGATGAACGGAGCCAGCCTGACCTTGAACCGGCTGAAATCCGAAGTCGAGCTGCGGAAATGGGAAGTCCGGCTCTACCTGAGCCTGGGCGCCAGCAGCCGGCAATCGATGCAAAAAATCCTGCAGCAGACCCTCAAGGCCTCGCTCATTCCGGCCATCGACACTTTGAAGGCCTTGGGCCTGATCTTCATGCCGGGGATGATGGCCGGCATGATCGTGGCCGGCGAGTCGCCGCTGGTCGCCGTTCGCTATCAGATCATCGTGATGTTCATGCTATTGGCCAGCGCCACCCTGACCAACCTGCTGGTGGCTCTGCTGGGCTACCGGCGCTTTTTCACGCCGGCCCATCAATTGCGGGAATTTGCGATGTCATCCCGAACGGAGTGA
- a CDS encoding sigma-54 dependent transcriptional regulator, translated as MAKEALHRILVVDDDESMRDLLMSVLAPLGTVTTAADGREARAKFQVEEYSVILLDYMLPDSDGLTLLKEFKELQPDTEIILITHVREVKLAVQAIKLGAFDYINKDFEVEDLRALLHRVFEKQRQLREILYLRSEVERLTDHEFLLGINPRMQALKTVLDRAAATSATVLVQGESGTGKELIARYLHQKSPRASKPFVAINMASIPEHLVESTLFGHEKGAFTGALKTTLGKFELADQGTLFCDEIADLKFEVQAKLLRAIQEGEVERVGGQKPIRVDVRLLAATNRDLKALAQEGKFREDLYYRLNVIPIQLPALRDRLEDLPLFVELFLKRYNRKFGRNLKFTPDAISVLCHYDWPGNIRELENLVERLVAIHPSDSIFAEDIPIDYQISDIAHLKSLDGDSDKLKAATDAFERGFILRVLEQEHWHQENAAAKLGVHRKTLEYKLKRLQLTEVVDHRQREGRKG; from the coding sequence ATGGCAAAGGAAGCACTCCACCGGATATTGGTCGTCGACGACGATGAGTCGATGCGGGACTTATTGATGAGCGTGCTTGCTCCGCTGGGCACCGTCACGACCGCCGCCGATGGCCGGGAGGCCCGAGCCAAGTTCCAAGTGGAGGAGTACTCGGTCATCCTGCTCGACTACATGCTGCCGGATAGCGATGGCCTGACCTTGCTCAAGGAGTTCAAGGAGCTTCAGCCCGACACCGAGATCATCTTGATCACCCACGTGCGGGAAGTGAAGCTCGCGGTCCAGGCGATCAAGCTGGGAGCCTTCGACTACATCAATAAGGATTTCGAGGTCGAGGACCTGCGAGCCTTGCTCCACCGGGTTTTCGAGAAGCAACGTCAGCTCCGGGAGATCCTCTATCTCCGCTCGGAAGTGGAGCGGCTGACCGATCATGAATTTCTGCTCGGCATCAATCCTCGGATGCAGGCTCTCAAGACGGTGCTGGACCGGGCGGCGGCCACTTCGGCGACGGTCCTGGTTCAAGGCGAAAGCGGCACCGGCAAGGAGCTGATCGCCCGTTACCTCCACCAAAAATCGCCGCGGGCCAGCAAGCCCTTCGTCGCGATCAATATGGCTTCGATCCCCGAGCACTTGGTCGAATCGACTCTCTTCGGCCACGAGAAGGGCGCTTTCACCGGGGCCTTGAAGACCACCCTGGGCAAGTTCGAGCTGGCCGATCAGGGAACCTTGTTTTGTGACGAGATCGCCGATCTCAAGTTCGAGGTCCAGGCCAAGCTGCTTCGCGCCATTCAGGAAGGCGAAGTCGAGCGGGTCGGCGGCCAGAAACCGATCCGAGTCGACGTCCGGCTATTGGCCGCGACCAATCGCGACCTCAAGGCCCTGGCCCAGGAAGGCAAGTTCCGGGAGGACCTCTATTACCGGCTCAACGTCATTCCGATCCAGCTTCCGGCGCTTCGCGACCGGCTCGAGGATTTGCCGCTTTTCGTCGAGCTCTTCTTAAAGCGCTACAACCGGAAATTCGGCCGGAACCTGAAGTTCACGCCCGATGCGATCTCGGTCCTTTGCCATTATGACTGGCCCGGCAATATCCGCGAGCTCGAGAATTTGGTCGAAAGGTTGGTGGCGATCCATCCCTCGGACAGCATCTTCGCCGAGGACATCCCGATCGACTATCAAATCTCGGACATTGCCCATCTGAAGAGCTTGGACGGCGATTCCGACAAGCTCAAGGCCGCCACCGACGCCTTCGAACGGGGGTTCATCCTCCGGGTTTTGGAGCAGGAGCACTGGCATCAGGAGAATGCGGCCGCGAAACTCGGTGTGCACCGCAAGACTTTAGAGTATAAGCTCAAACGGCTTCAATTGACCGAAGTCGTGGATCATCGACAAAGGGAAGGACGAAAAGGGTAG
- a CDS encoding TonB-dependent receptor — MFQRTKILAAALVALTAPLQAPAEEAQIGEVVVSARQIEEPLRTTAHSVSIVTGEELDRRVDRSVAEGLEELPGLFVQQLGTRGETVNVRIRGATAADTLVLLDGVRLNNPADNEANLGLIPVEQIDRIEVLRGSQAVLYGGNAVGGVVNIITKSGQSPAETRLSLEGGNLGHRREWLGTQADREAVKWNLGVSRTDETGQFQNDDFGETAITQRWDFKPTDSLRLTIGSRFLISDKSLARDFLVGPAALYDPALPPDAAFIQIARDANRDFDRLLTTQSLQLSQDWSQNFRTEFLYGFYLSDETENNSNIGDVPYLTPSGIGLAPNSVRNKVKSSRQSADLRQFFFIPDLGKIEQTAMVGFEFYDERVEMSGEPFPGDPPPPVGTLGPFIPPLSPFPAPGTPGSRQNYAPYFQYHLGYSDRVFLDAGFRWDQNSAYGGELSPRAAVAVLIPEIGGKFHGAYGEGFLPPTLVQLFNPVTGNPDLKPQKSQSYEAGYEQRFGEKAGVFATFFYLDFDNLIDRVGVNINDAFSVGVESGFWWKIIPQVKIGGNYTYTHSVDESGGGGRLPEVPAHVFNAYLSAKPLKRMTVDSTLTVVSDQRESFPLVSADGVFVGGTAAANLFGGTNPGYAQWDLALSYEFPLESPGHPQSVTVFGKAANILDDRYETFFGFPNPGFHFIAGANLLF, encoded by the coding sequence ATGTTCCAGCGGACCAAGATACTCGCCGCTGCCTTGGTGGCGTTGACGGCACCTTTGCAGGCGCCGGCCGAAGAGGCCCAGATCGGGGAGGTGGTGGTCAGCGCCCGCCAGATCGAGGAGCCGCTCCGCACCACCGCCCATAGCGTCTCGATCGTGACGGGCGAGGAATTGGACCGCCGGGTCGACCGCAGCGTCGCCGAGGGGCTCGAGGAATTGCCCGGCCTTTTCGTCCAGCAGCTGGGGACCCGCGGCGAGACGGTCAACGTCCGGATCCGGGGCGCCACTGCCGCCGATACCCTGGTCCTGCTGGACGGAGTCCGGCTCAACAATCCGGCCGACAACGAAGCCAACCTTGGCCTCATCCCGGTCGAGCAGATCGACCGGATCGAGGTCCTCCGCGGCTCCCAAGCCGTGCTCTACGGCGGCAACGCCGTCGGCGGCGTCGTCAACATCATCACCAAGAGCGGCCAATCGCCGGCCGAAACCCGGCTTTCGTTGGAAGGAGGCAATCTCGGCCACCGCCGGGAATGGCTCGGCACCCAAGCCGACCGCGAAGCGGTGAAATGGAACCTCGGCGTCAGCCGGACCGACGAGACCGGCCAATTCCAGAACGACGATTTCGGCGAGACCGCGATCACCCAGCGTTGGGATTTCAAGCCCACCGATAGCCTCCGGCTCACGATCGGGAGCCGCTTTTTGATCAGCGACAAGAGCTTGGCCCGCGACTTTTTAGTGGGGCCGGCGGCGCTCTACGATCCGGCCTTGCCGCCGGACGCGGCCTTCATCCAGATCGCCCGCGACGCCAACCGCGACTTCGACCGCTTGCTGACCACTCAATCCCTGCAGCTCAGCCAGGACTGGAGCCAAAATTTCCGCACCGAGTTCCTTTACGGGTTCTATCTATCCGACGAGACCGAGAATAATTCCAACATCGGCGATGTGCCGTACCTGACCCCATCGGGAATCGGGCTGGCTCCCAACAGCGTCCGGAACAAGGTCAAATCCAGCCGCCAGAGCGCCGATTTGCGGCAGTTCTTTTTCATCCCGGACCTCGGCAAGATCGAGCAGACCGCGATGGTCGGCTTCGAATTCTACGACGAGCGGGTCGAGATGAGCGGCGAGCCTTTTCCCGGCGATCCGCCGCCGCCGGTCGGCACCCTCGGGCCTTTCATTCCGCCGCTCAGCCCTTTTCCGGCGCCGGGAACCCCCGGCTCTCGCCAAAATTACGCTCCTTATTTCCAATATCATCTGGGCTACTCCGACCGGGTTTTTCTCGACGCCGGATTTCGATGGGACCAAAATTCGGCTTACGGCGGCGAGCTCAGCCCGCGGGCGGCGGTGGCGGTGCTGATCCCGGAGATCGGCGGGAAGTTTCACGGCGCTTACGGCGAGGGTTTCCTGCCCCCGACCTTGGTCCAGCTCTTCAATCCGGTCACCGGCAATCCCGACTTGAAGCCGCAAAAATCGCAGAGCTACGAAGCCGGCTACGAGCAGCGTTTCGGCGAGAAGGCCGGAGTCTTCGCGACTTTCTTTTACCTGGATTTCGACAACCTGATCGACCGGGTCGGCGTCAATATCAACGACGCCTTCAGCGTCGGCGTCGAATCGGGCTTCTGGTGGAAGATCATCCCTCAGGTCAAGATCGGCGGGAACTACACTTACACCCACAGTGTCGATGAAAGCGGCGGGGGAGGGCGGCTGCCCGAGGTCCCGGCCCACGTTTTCAACGCCTATTTGAGCGCCAAGCCGCTCAAGCGCATGACCGTCGACTCGACCCTGACCGTCGTTTCGGACCAACGCGAATCCTTCCCCTTGGTCTCGGCCGATGGGGTTTTCGTTGGAGGAACCGCGGCCGCCAACCTCTTCGGCGGGACCAATCCGGGTTACGCCCAGTGGGACTTGGCCCTTTCCTATGAATTCCCGTTGGAAAGCCCGGGCCACCCTCAGTCGGTCACGGTATTCGGGAAAGCGGCCAATATCCTGGATGACCGCTACGAGACTTTTTTTGGGTTTCCCAACCCCGGCTTTCACTTCATTGCCGGGGCCAATCTGCTCTTTTAA
- a CDS encoding alkaline phosphatase family protein, with amino-acid sequence MTHPQKKRFIVLLADGSRYDVFRELLEAGRLPNLAEIFLSQGTFAKATSVFPSTTGPAYMPFLTGCFPGTCNVPGIRWFDKAEYSRRKLSLTRFRSYVGFESFLMNRDMRPELTTLFEHFPNSHNIFSSVNRGVPSKGNVTAHMRIWYWYYAHLTDRWHMVDESAAQMSLEVIRKGFDFLFMVFPGIDEYSHLSWPRHPSALQAYETVDRAFGKIAKELKKQGKYEETAMFIVSDHGLSETKSHFGVASFLEEQGIKTFYYPKIFKSGFEAASMVSGNAMLHLYFRGRQPWAGRLTLEEVRELHPKVLGGLMEHPAVDLVLSQDHGGWVHILSRAGEAKVKEEGDHLLWNNLRGDPLGLATAPSRLSRSEALTLTERSLYPDSLVQATQIFRSGRTGDLVISAAKGYDLRKRFEHPEHKSSHGALHDEHILIPLFSNVKMKRDFVRSVDLFPSILKLHGDPIPEGIDGESFF; translated from the coding sequence ATGACCCATCCCCAAAAGAAACGCTTCATCGTCCTCTTGGCCGACGGCTCGCGCTATGACGTCTTTCGCGAGCTGTTGGAGGCCGGCCGCTTGCCCAATCTCGCCGAGATCTTTCTCAGCCAAGGGACCTTCGCCAAGGCCACCAGCGTTTTTCCCTCGACCACCGGCCCGGCCTACATGCCCTTTCTCACCGGCTGCTTTCCGGGAACTTGCAACGTCCCGGGCATCCGCTGGTTCGACAAGGCCGAATATTCCCGGCGCAAGCTCTCCTTGACCCGCTTTCGGAGCTATGTCGGCTTCGAGAGCTTCTTGATGAACCGGGACATGCGGCCGGAGCTGACCACGCTCTTCGAGCATTTCCCCAACTCCCACAATATCTTCAGCTCGGTGAACCGCGGCGTGCCGAGCAAGGGCAACGTCACCGCCCACATGCGCATTTGGTATTGGTACTATGCCCATCTCACCGACCGCTGGCACATGGTCGACGAGTCGGCGGCCCAAATGAGCCTCGAGGTCATCCGCAAGGGCTTCGATTTTCTCTTCATGGTGTTTCCGGGCATCGACGAGTACAGCCACTTAAGCTGGCCCCGGCATCCGAGCGCGCTCCAGGCCTACGAGACGGTGGATCGGGCCTTCGGCAAGATCGCCAAGGAGCTCAAGAAGCAGGGGAAGTATGAAGAGACCGCGATGTTCATCGTCAGCGATCACGGTCTCTCCGAGACCAAGTCCCACTTCGGCGTCGCTTCCTTCCTGGAAGAGCAGGGCATCAAGACTTTTTATTATCCGAAAATCTTCAAGAGCGGCTTCGAGGCCGCCAGCATGGTCTCGGGCAATGCCATGCTTCATCTTTATTTCCGGGGCCGCCAACCTTGGGCCGGCCGCCTGACCCTCGAAGAAGTCCGCGAGCTGCACCCGAAGGTTCTAGGCGGGCTGATGGAGCACCCCGCGGTCGACTTGGTGCTTTCCCAGGACCATGGAGGTTGGGTGCATATCCTGAGCCGGGCCGGCGAGGCCAAGGTGAAGGAAGAGGGCGATCACCTGCTCTGGAACAACCTCCGCGGCGATCCACTGGGCCTGGCAACGGCCCCGTCCCGCCTTTCGCGGAGCGAGGCGCTGACCCTGACCGAGCGGTCTCTTTACCCCGACTCGCTGGTCCAAGCGACTCAGATCTTCCGCTCGGGCCGGACCGGCGACTTGGTGATCAGCGCGGCCAAGGGTTACGACCTCCGGAAGCGCTTTGAGCATCCCGAGCACAAATCCTCTCATGGCGCGCTCCATGACGAGCACATCCTGATCCCGCTCTTCTCCAACGTGAAGATGAAGCGGGATTTTGTCCGCTCGGTCGATCTCTTCCCTTCGATCCTCAAGCTCCATGGCGATCCCATTCCCGAGGGCATCGACGGCGAAAGCTTCTTCTGA